Proteins from one Dioscorea cayenensis subsp. rotundata cultivar TDr96_F1 unplaced genomic scaffold, TDr96_F1_v2_PseudoChromosome.rev07_lg8_w22 25.fasta BLBR01000032.1, whole genome shotgun sequence genomic window:
- the LOC120253285 gene encoding putative protein FAR1-RELATED SEQUENCE 10 has translation MASPSEAQSSYLDVWEVEDHIYNASEFESEKENENQPIIEDELHESNEAQGEEDNIEKATEVINQEVFLAPHVGMLFDSMDEAYDYYNQYAYKKGFSVKKGAIRKSEKDGNVIG, from the coding sequence ATGGCCAGTCCTAGTGAGGCACAAAGTTCATATCTGGATGTATGGGAAGTGGAAGACCATATTTATAATGCAAGTGAATTTGAGTcggagaaagaaaatgaaaatcaacCTATAATTGAAGATGAACTCCATGAATCAAATGAAgcacaaggagaagaagataacaTTGAAAAAGCTACTGAAGTTATTAATCAAGAAGTTTTTCTTGCGCCACATGTTGGTATGCTTTTTGATTCAATGGATGAAGCATATGACTATTATAATCAATATGCATACAAAAAAGGGTTTAGTGTGAAAAAAGGAGCAAtaagaaaatcagaaaaagaTGGTAATGTCATTGGGTGA
- the LOC120253281 gene encoding plant UBX domain-containing protein 1 isoform X2 produces the protein MELQEAQVKLAAAAEELGREICVFTNPAFFQASNEASASSNDETEDFYEFTPEDYYRIVSDRLGAQSQVLKTRKIREAEAAARRAKITKAVVRVLFPDNYILEAKFHPSEKIQDLVDLLMKVLAQPNLPFYLYTTPPKERIKDLSKDFYSAGFAPGAIVHFSYDLPQDSTVADTGPYLRDSIMSLNGLDIIHDEVQVRPEPDTVPVVISPIALESEPKPAVKKPAKPKWLKL, from the exons ATGGAGTTGCAGGAAGCTCAG GTCAAACTTGCTGCTGCAGCAGAAGAACTTGGTAGAGAGATCTGTGTATTTACCAACCCAGCATTTTTTCAAGCATCAAACGAAGCATCAGCTTCATCTAATG ATGAAACGGAAGACTTCTATGAGTTTACACCAGAGGACTATTATCGGATTGTTTCAGATAGATTGGGAG CACAATCCCAAGTTCTGAAGACTCGCAAAATTAGGGAGGCTGAGGCAGCTGCCCGTCGAGCAAAAATTACTAAG GCTGTGGTCAGAGTCCTATTTCCTGATAACTACATTCTTGAGGCAAAATTTCATCCATCTGAGAAAATTCAAGATTTGGTGGATCTGCTCATGAAAGTTTTAGCACAACCAAACCTGCCATTCTATTTAT ATACCACCCCACCAAAGGAGCGAATAAAAGATTTGTCAAAGGATTTCTATTCAGCTGGCTTTGCTCCTGGGGCTATTGTTCACTTCTCATATGATTTGCCGCAAG ACAGCACAGTAGCTGATACAGGACCCTACCTCAGAGACAGTATCATGTCTTTAAATGGATTGGATATTATTCATGATGAAGTTCAAGTCCGCCCTGAACCAGACACTGTTCCTGTCGTGATATCCCCCATTGCTCTTGAATCTGAACCTAAGCCTGCTGTGAAGAAGCCAGCCAAGCCAAAATGGCTTAAATTGTAA
- the LOC120253281 gene encoding plant UBX domain-containing protein 1 isoform X1, whose protein sequence is MELQEAQVKLAAAAEELGREICVFTNPAFFQASNEASASSNADETEDFYEFTPEDYYRIVSDRLGAQSQVLKTRKIREAEAAARRAKITKAVVRVLFPDNYILEAKFHPSEKIQDLVDLLMKVLAQPNLPFYLYTTPPKERIKDLSKDFYSAGFAPGAIVHFSYDLPQDSTVADTGPYLRDSIMSLNGLDIIHDEVQVRPEPDTVPVVISPIALESEPKPAVKKPAKPKWLKL, encoded by the exons ATGGAGTTGCAGGAAGCTCAG GTCAAACTTGCTGCTGCAGCAGAAGAACTTGGTAGAGAGATCTGTGTATTTACCAACCCAGCATTTTTTCAAGCATCAAACGAAGCATCAGCTTCATCTAATG CAGATGAAACGGAAGACTTCTATGAGTTTACACCAGAGGACTATTATCGGATTGTTTCAGATAGATTGGGAG CACAATCCCAAGTTCTGAAGACTCGCAAAATTAGGGAGGCTGAGGCAGCTGCCCGTCGAGCAAAAATTACTAAG GCTGTGGTCAGAGTCCTATTTCCTGATAACTACATTCTTGAGGCAAAATTTCATCCATCTGAGAAAATTCAAGATTTGGTGGATCTGCTCATGAAAGTTTTAGCACAACCAAACCTGCCATTCTATTTAT ATACCACCCCACCAAAGGAGCGAATAAAAGATTTGTCAAAGGATTTCTATTCAGCTGGCTTTGCTCCTGGGGCTATTGTTCACTTCTCATATGATTTGCCGCAAG ACAGCACAGTAGCTGATACAGGACCCTACCTCAGAGACAGTATCATGTCTTTAAATGGATTGGATATTATTCATGATGAAGTTCAAGTCCGCCCTGAACCAGACACTGTTCCTGTCGTGATATCCCCCATTGCTCTTGAATCTGAACCTAAGCCTGCTGTGAAGAAGCCAGCCAAGCCAAAATGGCTTAAATTGTAA
- the LOC120253298 gene encoding AUGMIN subunit 6 translates to MATEREKEREAELESAMYTNCLLLGLDPAVLGLPAGAGGGPSPRAGFFRHSNPKMGEQLLYFLLSALRGPEQSAKDFGKVWPIFDSGQSRDFRKIVQGIISELESQGALPRSNSRVSSLATCCGPRFVELLWQLSVHALREVHKRSFAADVATNPLPAPLTDVSYLHAAALLPVTKARIALERRKFLKNASMAVHRQATWSNLANEMTAEFRGLCAEEAYLQQELEKLQDMRNKAKLEGELWDDRISSSAAQSSHLVSKATRLWESLLARKSQHEVLASGPIEDLIAHREHRYRISGSSLLAAMDLSSHVPYSDVLSAPAGEMSPPTENQKEMDSPQLQGSGETLSRANDRSGRPHPTVDVAEILRRWTHALQRIHKQSLQLAKANDGEGPELLRCASDTGSSDHAESLASALSEHRQHLASIQGLINQLKEAVPAMQKSISQLTEEVNSISSISADEFSGRSTSPAQAQSSGRPLEKNDEVAEMTSKLSTVQLDKVSASPVKLPHLFSLTPNSSGKSTQTPKRHVLNTQSSQMDSFPTGKTINPPFTIDQPDGVIQDNDLSFIQNLKRAVREAALAKPLNKEWSQDKSSDDGSEHFFMPLSTGGLSHKEAADAVPNRRKLRLVFSSPENQVRSVTDRSSDTSSQITTARSVYDSHGFEEYENQLTGVQSATDSDYATMFQRKFPDIDDDLDNVFSPPLLIDSSFFSDAYEDLLAPLSETDAALMER, encoded by the exons ATGGCGACGGAGCGGGAGAAGGAGAGGGAGGCGGAGCTCGAGTCGGCGATGTACACCAACTGCCTTCTCCTTGGCCTTGATCCCGCCGTACTTGGCCTCCCTGCCGGCGCCGGCGGGGGGCCGAGCCCCAGAGCCGGGTTTTTCCGGCATTCCAATCCTAAGATGGGTGAACAGCTCCTCTACTTCCTCCTCTCAGCGCTTCGTGGTCCTGAGCAGTCCGCTAAG GATTTTGGGAAGGTGTGGCCGATCTTTGATTCCGGCCAGTCGCGGGACTTCAGGAAG ATCGTGCAAGGAATTATCAGTGAGTTGGAGTCGCAAGGGGCACTTCCGAGGAGCAATTCTAGGGTTTCGTCGCTTGCCACTTGTTGTGGGCCGAG ATTTGTGGAGCTTTTGTGGCAACTTTCCGTGCATGCTTTACGGGAGGTCCATAAGCGGTCATTTGCTGCAGATGTAGCCACTAACCCTCTTCCTGCTCCGTTAACTGATGTTTCCTACTTACATGCGGCTGCCTTACTTCCTGTGACGAAG GCTAGGATAGCTCTCGAGCGAcgtaagtttttaaaaaatgctaGTATGGCTGTTCATAGGCAAGCAACATGGTCAAACCTGGCAAATGAAATGACCGCTGAGTTTCGTGGACTTTGTGCTGAAGAG GCCTATTTGCAGCAAGAATTGGAAAAGCTTCAGGACATGAGAAACAAAGCTAAGTTGGAGGGTGAATTGTGGGATGACCGCATCTCCAGCTCTGCAGCCCAGAGCTCCCATTTAGTGTCGAAGGCAACTCGCCTTTGGGAATCTTTGTTAGCTCGCAAGA GTCAACATGAAGTTCTTGCTTCTGGTCCTATTGAGGATCTGATAGCCCATCGTGAACATCG GTACCGTATCTCAGGGTCATCTTTGCTTGCAGCAATGGATCTAAGTTCACATGTTCCATATTCAGATGTTCTATCTGCTCCTGCTGGTGAGATGTCTCCACCAACTGAAAATCAGAAAGAAATGGATTCCCCACAGTTGCAAGGGAGTGGTGAAACGTTATCTAGGGCAAATGATAGAAGTGGAAGACCGCATCCTACTGTTGATGTAGCTGAAATTCTTAGACGCTGGACCCATGCTCTCCAACGGATTCATAAACAGTCCCTCCAATTG GCAAAGGCTAATGATGGAGAAGGCCCAGAGTTGCTTCGTTGTGCATCTGATACTGGCTCTAGTGATCATGCAGAATCATTAGCGTCAGCTCTTTCAGAACATCGGCAACATTTAGCTAGTATACAG GGACTTATCAATCAACTCAAGGAAGCTGTTCCAGCTATGCAGAAGTCAATATCACAGCTCACAGAGGAAGTTAACAGTATTTCTTCTATTTCAGCGGATGAGTTCAGTGGTAGATCAACCTCACCTGCCCAAGCCCAAAGTAGCGGGAGACCACTT GAAAAGAATGATGAAGTTGCTGAAATGACTTCAAAGCTATCCACAGTTCAGCTTGATAAAGTTTCTGCTAGTCCTGTGAAGCTGCCTCATCTGTTCAGTCTGACTCCAAATTCTTCTGGCAAAAGCACTCAAACACCAAAAAGACATGTTTTGAACACTCAATCCAGCCAAATGGATAGTTTTCCCACAGGAAAAACTATAAACCCACCCTTCACAATTGATCAACCTGATGGCGTCATACAAG ATAATGATCTCTCTTTTATTCAAAATCTCAAACGGGCAGTGCGTGAGGCTGCACTAGCTAAGCCTCTAAACAAAGAGTGGTCACAAGATAAAAGCAGTGATGATGGATCCGAACACTTCTTCATGCCCCTCTCAACAGGCGGACTTTCCCATAAGGAAGCAGCAGATGCAGTTCCAAATCGGCGGAAACTCCGGTTGGTCTTTTCATCACCTGAAAATCAAGTTAGAAGTGTCACAGACCGCTCTTCAGATACTTCAAGCCAAATAACCACTGCAAGGAGTGTATATGACTCACATGGGTTTGAAGAGTATGAGAACCAACTGACTGGAGTTCAATCAGCAACTGACTCTGATTATGCTACCATGTTTCAGAGAAAGTTTCCTGACATTGATGATGACCTAGATAATGTCTTCTCCCCTCCTTTGCTAATTGATTCTTCATTCTTTTCAGACGCATACGAGGACTTGCTAG CACCATTATCTGAAACTGATGCTGCTTTGATGGAGCGTTGA
- the LOC120253299 gene encoding serine/threonine protein phosphatase 2A 57 kDa regulatory subunit B' theta isoform-like, whose translation MIKQIFGRLPRKPSKSAESREDSAATATLSSNSSVNSRSGESSISRPLSSHNFVTPGSYSEYCYGGKTYPTIDSKLNGNLLSPTYEALPSFKDVPISEKQNLFIKKLNFCCKVFDFTDQTKSLKEKEAKRQALLELADYVTSVNGKFTEYVMQEIIKMVSANLFRPFLPAPREGKIIEALDLEEEEPLMDPAWPHLQIVYELFLRFVGSAETDAKLAKRYIDHSFVLRLLDLFESDDPREREYLKTILHRIYGKFMVHRPFIRKAINNIFYRFIFETEKHNGIAELLEVLGSIINGFALPLKEEHKLFLVRALIPLHKPRCISAYHQQLSYCITQFVEKDCKLADTVIRGLLKYWPITNSSKEVLFLGELEEVLEATQPSEFQRCMVPLFHRIAHCLSSSHFQVAERALFFWNNDHIDNMIKQNHKVILPIIFPALERNTRSHWSQAVQSLTLNIRKLFSDHDPELFEQCLQKFEEDEAKQNNIKAKREALWNQLEDIAASKALTATHQTSSLEN comes from the exons ATGATCAAGCAGATATTTGGTCGGCTTCCTCGAAAGCCATCGAAATCAGCAGAAAGCCGGGAGGATAGTGCTGCCACTGCTACTCTATCGTCGAATTCTTCTGTTAATTCTCGCAGTGGGGAGTCATCGATCAGTAGGCCCTTGAGTTCTCACAATTTTGTTACTCCTGGCTCATATTCAGAATACTGTTATGGGGGCAAAACATACCCAACTATTGATTCAAAGCTCAATGGTAATTTGCTTTCCCCTACTTATGAAGCACTTCCAAGCTTTAAGGATGTTCCAATCTCTGAAAAGCAAAACTTGTTCATCAAAAAGTTGAATTTTTGCTGCAAAGTGTTTGACTTCACTGATCAGACAAAGAGCTTGAAAGAGAAAGAGGCTAAGAGGCAGGCATTGTTGGAGCTCGCCGACTATGTGACTTCGGTTAATGGGAAGTTCACTGAGTATGTCATGCAAGAAATCATCAAAATGGTGTCTGCCAACTTGTTTAGGCCTTTTCTTCCTGCTCCTCGCGAGGGTAAAATTATTGAAGCTCTTGATTTGGAAGAGGAAGAACCTCTGATGGATCCAGCATGGCCACATTTACAGATTGtttatgagttatttttaaggTTTGTTGGATCGGCAGAGACAGATGCTAAGTTGGCGAAGAGATATATAGATCATTCTTTTGTTCTGAGGTTGCTGGATCTCTTTGAGTCTGATGATCCGAGAGAACGAGAATACTTGAAGACAATCCTTCACCGAATCTATGGTAAATTTATGGTGCATCGGCCATTTATCAGAAAAGCTATCAACAACATTTTCTATCGGTTTATCTTTGAGACCGAAAAACACAACGGAATAGCAGAGCTATTGGAGGTTTTGGGAAGTATAATAAATGGGTTTGCTTTGCCACTCAAAGAAGAACACAAGTTGTTTCTTGTTCGAGCTTTGATTCCACTTCACAAACCAAGGTGTATATCGGCGTATCATCAACAATTATCGTATTGCATCACCCAATTTGTTGAGAAGGACTGTAAGCTTGCTGATACTGTTATAAGGGGGTTGTTGAAGTACTGGCCTATTACAAATAGTTCTAAGGAGGTCTTATTCTTAGGAGAGCTGGAGGAAGTCTTGGAAGCAACTCAGCCATCAGAGTTTCAGCGGTGTATggtacctcttttccatcggaTAGCCCATTGCTTGAGTAGTTCTCACTTTCAG GTGGCTGAGAGAGCATTGTTTTTCTGGAACAATGATCATATCGATAACATGATTAAACAAAACCACAAAGTGATACTGCCAATTATCTTCCCTGCACTAGAAAGAAATACAAGGAGTCATTGGAGCCAAGCTGTTCAGAGCCTAACATTAAACATCCGAAAACTCTTCTCTGATCACGATCCTGAGCTATTTGAGCAATGTTTGCAAAAATTTGAGGAAGATGAAGCCAAACAGAACAATATCAAAGCGAAGCGTGAAGCCTTGTGGAACCAATTGGAAGACATTGCAGCTTCAAAAGCTCTCACTGCAACTCACCAAACGTCGTCTTTAGAGAATTAA
- the LOC120253286 gene encoding GRAS family protein RAD1-like, translating into MYPGLHCKSYNEDDQPNLLNLNMFKLSTYPFSLLPTSNLDLSFSTWDFNNKRPKTSSNPVQVPVAEAQRNEPTINGARKLRFRDHIGTYKQRFWATEAVDASINIENYDSGDGTNGMQLVQQLISCAEAVACRDRAQASILLTELRAKAMVFGTSFQRVASCFVQGLVDRLMLVQPIGACGSRAAAAATTTTTVEWDEALSLVYDTCPYIQFGHFVANSAILEAFEGESLVHIVDLGMTLGLAHGHQWRKLLQSLASRSPALRRVRITAVGSNTDRLIIIGTELESYAHTLNINLEFSVIATNLENLKPEQINIREGEVLAVNSILQLHCVVKESRGALNTVLQMIHELAPRVLVLVEQDSSHNGPFFLGRFMEALHYYSAIFDSLDVMMPKYDTKRAKMEQFYFGEEIKNIVSCEGGGRVERHERVDQWRRRMSRAGFQPAPVKVVSEVKEWLVKVVSCEGFTVGEEKGCLVLGWKSKPVIAASCWKC; encoded by the coding sequence ATGTATCCTGGCCTTCACTGCAAATCATACAATGAAGATGATCAACCCAATCTTCTCAACCTTAACATGTTTAAACTATCCACTTATCCATTTTCCCTCCTTCCCACTAGTAACTTGGACCTCTCTTTCTCCACTTGGGACTTCAACAACAAGAGACCCAAAACCTCATCCAACCCAGTTCAAGTTCCAGTTGCAGAAGCTCAACGCAATGAACCAACCATTAATGGTGCACGCAAGCTCCGGTTTCGAGATCACATCGGAACTTACAAGCAAAGATTCTGGGCAACTGAAGCTGTTGATGCATCAATTAACATTGAGAATTATGATTCTGGTGATGGCACCAATGGCATGCAATTAGTTCAGCAATTGATCTCATGCGCTGAGGCAGTGGCGTGCCGAGACCGTGCTCAGGCCTCGATACTCTTAACCGAGCTACGCGCGAAAGCGATGGTGTTCGGTACTTCATTCCAGCGTGTCGCGTCTTGTTTCGTCCAAGGCTTGGTTGATCGTTTAATGTTGGTTCAACCGATAGGTGCGTGCGGCTCGCGTGCGGcggcagcagcaacaacaacaacgacggTCGAGTGGGACGAAGCATTGAGCCTGGTTTACGACACATGCCCATACATCCAGTTCGGTCACTTCGTGGCGAACTCGGCCATTTTGGAAGCCTTTGAGGGAGAGAGTTTGGTTCACATTGTGGACCTTGGCATGACTTTGGGCTTGGCTCATGGTCATCAATGGCGTAAGCTTTTGCAAAGCCTCGCGTCACGTTCACCGGCCCTTCGCCGTGTGCGCATCACCGCAGTCGGGTCGAACACCGACCGGCTGATCATCATCGGAACCGAGCTTGAGTCTTATGCTCATACACTTAATATTAACCTTGAATTCTCTGTTATTGCTACCAACTTAGAAAACTTAAAACCAGAACAAATTAACATCAGAGAAGGAGAGGTTTTGGCAGTGAATAGCATACTACAACTGCACTGTGTTGTGAAAGAAAGCCGTGGAGCACTAAACACAGTGCTTCAAATGATACATGAGTTAGCACCAAGAGTGTTAGTGCTTGTTGAACAGGATTCAAGTCACAATGGGCCATTTTTTCTTGGGAGGTTTATGGAGGCATTGCATTATTACTCAGCGATATTTGACTCGCTTGATGTGATGATGCCAAAGTATGACACAAAGAGAGCGAAGATGGAGCAGTTTTACTTTGGAGAGGAGATAAAGAATATAGTGAGTTGTGAAGGGGGAGGGAGAGTGGAGAGACATGAGAGAGTGGATcagtggaggaggaggatgagtaGAGCTGGGTTTCAGCCGGCGCCGGTGAAGGTTGTCTCGGAGGTGAAGGAGTGGTTGGTGAAGGTGGTGAGTTGTGAGGGGTTTACTGTTGGTGAAGAGAAGGGTTGTTTGGTGCTTGGTTGGAAGTCTAAGCCTGTTATTGCTGCTTCTTGTTGGAAGTGTTAA
- the LOC120253300 gene encoding protein HHL1, chloroplastic isoform X2 → MEVGMAVRALVRIPLSARLQEDAFLRGSPLPTRSRSSSSSSSRNGGEKPGRALVVEAKGKKGMMGRQFQRPPPPPLPKIEDDGNPKFVIFIRSSNDEKDIQKTAFKQFRVLRTAPSFRYGYKLVVNGNVRAALSTSDVIELPPQEELKTVIDKVKDFFGEATSGAKESFGKLTSLSAVSSSEPESESQVES, encoded by the exons ATGGAGGTGGGGATGGCTGTGCGCGCTCTAGTTCGCATCCCTCTCTCGGCGAGACTCCAGGAAGATGCCTTCTTGCGGGGATCTCCACTCCCAACTCGCTCCAggagcagcagcagcagtagctCAAGGAATGGTGGTGAGAAGCCAGGCAGGGCACTGGTAGTAGAAGCCAAGGGAAAGAAGGGCATGATGGGTCGCCAGTTCCAGCGCCCTCCTCCCCCTCCTCTCCCTAAGATCGAGGATGACGGCAATCCCAAGTTCGTCATCTTTATCCGCAGCTCCAAC GATGAGAAGGATATACAGAAGACAGCATTTAAGCAATTTCGTGTGTTGCGGACAGCTCCTTCATTTAGATATGGATATAAGCTTGTG GTAAATGGCAACGTGAGAGCTGCACTTTCTACATCTGATGTTATTGAA CTACCTCCACAAGAGGAGCTTAAAACTGTCATTGATAAAGTGAAGGACTTCTTTGGTGAAGCGACAAGTGGTGCAAAAGAATCATTTGGGAAACTTACTTCCTTGTCGGCGGTGTCTAGCAGTGAACCAGAGTCTGAATCGCA GGTCGAGAGCTAG
- the LOC120253300 gene encoding protein HHL1, chloroplastic isoform X1 → MEVGMAVRALVRIPLSARLQEDAFLRGSPLPTRSRSSSSSSSRNGGEKPGRALVVEAKGKKGMMGRQFQRPPPPPLPKIEDDGNPKFVIFIRSSNVYLWYPLTLVTGGTTAKIMVAAKDNFLGKYLYKDTIARNLAAVIYKDEKDIQKTAFKQFRVLRTAPSFRYGYKLVVNGNVRAALSTSDVIELPPQEELKTVIDKVKDFFGEATSGAKESFGKLTSLSAVSSSEPESESQVES, encoded by the exons ATGGAGGTGGGGATGGCTGTGCGCGCTCTAGTTCGCATCCCTCTCTCGGCGAGACTCCAGGAAGATGCCTTCTTGCGGGGATCTCCACTCCCAACTCGCTCCAggagcagcagcagcagtagctCAAGGAATGGTGGTGAGAAGCCAGGCAGGGCACTGGTAGTAGAAGCCAAGGGAAAGAAGGGCATGATGGGTCGCCAGTTCCAGCGCCCTCCTCCCCCTCCTCTCCCTAAGATCGAGGATGACGGCAATCCCAAGTTCGTCATCTTTATCCGCAGCTCCAAC GTGTATCTTTGGTACCCACTAACTCTGGTAACTGGTGGTACAACGGCAAAAATCATGGTTGCTGCTAAAGATAATTTTCTTGGCAAGTATCTTTATAAAGACACCATTGCCAGAAATCTTGCAGCTGTTATTTACAAA GATGAGAAGGATATACAGAAGACAGCATTTAAGCAATTTCGTGTGTTGCGGACAGCTCCTTCATTTAGATATGGATATAAGCTTGTG GTAAATGGCAACGTGAGAGCTGCACTTTCTACATCTGATGTTATTGAA CTACCTCCACAAGAGGAGCTTAAAACTGTCATTGATAAAGTGAAGGACTTCTTTGGTGAAGCGACAAGTGGTGCAAAAGAATCATTTGGGAAACTTACTTCCTTGTCGGCGGTGTCTAGCAGTGAACCAGAGTCTGAATCGCA GGTCGAGAGCTAG
- the LOC120253301 gene encoding MYB-like transcription factor ODO1 translates to MGRQPCCDKIGLKRGPWTVDEDQKLVSFILNNGIQCWRLVPKLAGLKRCGKSCRLRWTNYLRPDLKRGDISEAEEDQIIELHARLGNRWSKIASYFPGRTDNEIKNHWNTRIKKKLKLLGLDPVTHNPIAEPRADDAVQEKSSNLNTKNSVDGLEMKAQVTNHSSSCSTSISVDDTEGSSFAWVDPFDSVSSWEEAFFHLEDIFSFGTYP, encoded by the exons ATGGGAAGACAACCATGCTGTGATAAGATAGGGTTGAAGAGAGGTCCATGGACGGTTGACGAAGATCAGAAGCTCGTCAGCTTCATCCTCAACAATGGCATTCAATGCTGGCGATTAGTTCCAAAGCTTGCTG GTTTGAAGAGATGTGGGAAGAGTTGCAGACTAAGATGGACGAATTATCTCCGTCCTGATCTTAAGCGAGGGGATATATCTGAAGCCGAAGAGGATCAGATCATTGAACTCCATGCTCGCCTCGGTAACAG GTGGTCAAAAATTGCTTCGTATTTTCCCGGCCGAacagataatgaaatcaagaacCATTggaatacaagaataaaaaagaaactgAAACTTCTTGGATTGGATCCAGTGACACATAATCCTATTGCAGAACCCAGAGCAGATGATGCAGTTCAAGAAAAGAGCTCAAatctaaatacgaaaaattcgGTTGATGGTTTAGAGATGAAAGCTCAAGTTACAAACCATTCAAGCAGTTGCAGTACATCCATTTCAGTGGATGACACTGAGGGTTCTAGTTTTGCTTGGGTTGATCCTTTTGATAGTGTTTCTTCATGGGAAGAAGCATTCTTTCATCTTGAGGATATTTTTTCATTTGGGACTTACCCATGA